A single window of Mugil cephalus isolate CIBA_MC_2020 chromosome 1, CIBA_Mcephalus_1.1, whole genome shotgun sequence DNA harbors:
- the LOC125014696 gene encoding tripartite motif-containing protein 16-like, which translates to MEQQSEQHLGNISCSICLNPLKDPVTTSCGHNYCMNCIKSHWDEEDQKGIYSCPQCRKTFIPRPVLEKNTIIAELVEQLKKTGLQAAPADHCYAGPEDVACDVCTGRKLKAFKSCLVCLASYCEKHLQPHYDAAPLKKHKLVEPSKKLQENICSRHDEVMKIFCRTDQQIICYLCTMDEHKGHETVPAAAERTEKQKEVEVMLQNILQGIQERKKDVKLLRQELKAIKDSADKTVEDSKEIFTEMIRLLQKRSSDVEQLVRSQQETEESRVKDVEEKLEQQITELERKGSKLKQLLKTEDHNQFLHNYPSLPPPSESTHSSSIKIRPLRNFKDVKAAVTETRELLQDILRETWTNISVTVTEVDVLLPQPEPKTRDEFLKYSHEITLDPNTANMCLLLSEGNRKVTLMKQPQSYSNHPDRFTGWRQVLSRESLTGRCYWEVEWRGGVVGVAVAYKNIKRVGNSYVCGFGFNDKSWSLRCDANSYRFFHNKDKTSVSGPVSSRVGVYLDHRAGLLSFYRVSETMTLLHRVQTTFTQPLYAGLWTSCYGDTAEVIKVI; encoded by the coding sequence ATGGAGCAGCAATCTGAGCAACATTTGGGGAACatctcttgttccatctgtctgaaTCCACTGAAGGATCCTGTGACTACTTCCTGTGGACACAACTAttgcatgaactgtattaaaagccactgggatgaagaagaccagaagggaatctacagctgccctcagtgcaggaagactttcataccgaggcctgtcctggagaaaaacaccatcatagcagagttagtggagcagctgaagaagactggactccaagctgctccagctgatcactgctatgctggacctgaagatgtggcctgtgatgtctgcactgggaggaagctgaaagccttcaagtcctgtctggtctgtctggcctcttactgtgagaaacacctccaacctcactatgatgcagctccattaaagaaacacaagctggtggagccctccaagaagctccaggagaacatctgctctcgtcatgatgaggtgatgaagattttctgtcgtactgatcagcagattatctgttatctctgcacaatggatgaacataaaggccatgAAACagtcccagctgcagcagaaaggactgagaagcagaaggaggtggaggtgatgctacaaaacatcctgcagggaatccaggagagaaagaaagatgtgaagctgcttagacaggagctgaaggccatcaaagactctgctgataaaacagtggaggacagtaaggagatcttcactgagatgatccgtctcctccagaaaagaagctctgatgtggagcagctggtcagatcccagcaggaaactgaagagagtcgagtcaaagatgttgaggagaagctggagcagcagatcactgagctggagaggaaaggctccaagctgaagcagctcttaaagacagaggatcacaaccagtttctacacaactacccctcactgccaccacccagtgagtctacacactcatccagcatcaagatTCGTCCTCTGAGGAACTTTAAGgacgtgaaagcagctgtgacagagaccagagagctactacaggacattctgagagagacatggacaaacatctcagtgacagtgactgaagtggatgttttactgccacaaccagagccaaagaccagagatgaattcttgaaatattcacatgaaatcacactggatccaaacacagcaaacatgtgcctgttattatctgaggggaacagaaaagtaacattGATGAAACAACCTCAGTCTTATTCtaatcatccagacagattcactggATGGAggcaggtcctgagtagagagagtctgactggacgttgttactgggaggtggagtggagaggaggagtaGTTGGTGTAGCAGTCGCATACAAGAATATCAAAAGAGTAGGGAACTCATATGTATGTGGATTTGGATtcaatgacaaatcttggtcaTTGCGTTGTGACGCAAACAGTTACAGATTTTtccacaacaaagacaaaacttcTGTCTCAGGTCCTGtttcctccagagtaggagtgtacctggatcacagagcaggtcttctgtctttctacagagtctctgaaaccatgactctcctccacagagtccagaccacattcactcagcctctctatgCTGGACTCTGGACATCCTGTTATGGAGACACTGCTGAGGTAATAAAAGTCATATAG